From a region of the Coprococcus comes ATCC 27758 genome:
- a CDS encoding 2-isopropylmalate synthase, with protein MENRKVYLDKHTNLLQLEEHMYPLVDVDTPNVFRNLFHYDEIPKIAFNDRIVPHSMPDEIWITDTTFRDGQQSRAPYSTDQIVTIFDYMHRLGGSQGKIRQSEFFLYSKKDRDAVYKCMERGYKFPEVTSWIRANKKDFELVKDLGMKETGILVSCSDYHIFYKLKMTRREAMEHYLSVIRECLETGVSPRCHLEDITRSDIYGFVIPFCLELMHLMEEYQIPVKIRVCDTMGYGVNYPGAVIPRSIPGIIYGLRVHAGVPSELIEFHGHNDFYKAVNNSTTAWLYGACGVNCSLFGIGERTGNTPLEAMIFEYAQLRGTLDGMDTTVITELAEYYEKEIGYQIPPRTPFVGKNFNVTRAGIHADGLLKNEEIYNVFDTGKFLNRPPLVAVSNTSGLAGIAHWINTYYHLKNEKQVDKNSILVVELKKWVDAEYESGRVTVLTDQELIREIERICDEKGITI; from the coding sequence ATGGAAAATAGAAAGGTTTATCTGGATAAGCATACAAATTTATTGCAACTTGAGGAGCATATGTACCCGCTGGTAGACGTGGACACACCGAATGTGTTCCGGAACCTGTTTCATTATGATGAGATTCCGAAGATTGCGTTTAATGATCGTATTGTACCGCACAGTATGCCGGATGAGATTTGGATCACGGATACGACATTCAGGGATGGACAGCAGTCGAGAGCACCCTATTCAACGGATCAGATTGTAACCATTTTCGATTATATGCACAGGCTTGGAGGTTCGCAGGGGAAGATTCGTCAGAGTGAATTTTTCTTATACAGCAAGAAAGACCGTGATGCCGTATATAAATGTATGGAAAGAGGTTATAAGTTCCCGGAGGTCACAAGCTGGATCCGTGCAAATAAAAAGGATTTTGAGCTGGTAAAAGATCTGGGAATGAAGGAAACCGGAATTCTGGTAAGCTGTTCGGATTATCATATTTTTTATAAACTGAAGATGACAAGACGAGAGGCGATGGAACATTATCTGTCAGTTATACGTGAATGTCTGGAGACCGGTGTCAGTCCAAGATGTCATCTGGAAGATATTACCAGATCGGATATTTATGGATTTGTCATTCCATTCTGTCTGGAACTGATGCATCTGATGGAAGAATATCAGATTCCGGTGAAGATCCGTGTCTGTGATACAATGGGATACGGAGTCAACTATCCGGGGGCTGTGATTCCTCGTTCCATTCCGGGTATCATTTACGGACTCAGAGTACATGCAGGTGTACCGAGTGAACTGATCGAATTCCACGGACATAATGATTTTTACAAGGCAGTCAACAATTCAACAACGGCCTGGCTTTATGGAGCATGTGGTGTGAACTGTTCCTTGTTTGGAATCGGTGAACGTACCGGCAATACGCCGCTGGAAGCGATGATTTTTGAATATGCGCAGCTTCGCGGAACGCTGGATGGTATGGATACAACGGTGATTACTGAACTGGCAGAATATTATGAAAAAGAGATTGGATATCAGATTCCGCCGCGTACCCCGTTTGTCGGAAAGAATTTCAATGTAACCCGTGCGGGGATCCATGCAGACGGACTGTTAAAGAACGAAGAAATCTACAATGTGTTTGATACCGGCAAGTTTCTGAACCGTCCACCGCTGGTTGCTGTGTCAAATACTTCCGGTCTTGCAGGCATTGCACACTGGATAAATACATATTATCACCTGAAAAATGAGAAACAGGTAGACAAGAATTCCATTTTAGTTGTAGAATTGAAGAAGTGGGTTGACGCGGAATATGAATCCGGCCGTGTGACCGTACTCACAGATCAGGAACTAATCCGGGAGATTGAGAGAATCTGTGACGAAAAGGGGATTACAATCTAA
- a CDS encoding GntR family transcriptional regulator, with protein MEEYSLRSQVFQTIRDDILKGKYEENDELREATLGKELGVSRTPVREALRQLELEGLVNIIPNKGAYVTGISDKDVHDIYMIRSMLEGLCVRWATEHITQEQLEELDEIILLSEYHMDKGHSDQLTELDGRFHQILYEASQSRILDHVLSDFHKYVQLARRTSVKTEERAIKSIGEHNEILNAIKAKDAEKAGNLATIHIMHVMENLHIEEK; from the coding sequence ATGGAAGAGTATTCATTGAGAAGTCAGGTTTTTCAGACCATCAGAGATGACATTCTGAAAGGTAAGTATGAAGAAAATGACGAACTCAGGGAAGCAACATTGGGGAAGGAACTTGGAGTTAGCCGTACACCGGTAAGAGAGGCACTTAGACAGCTGGAACTGGAGGGACTGGTGAACATCATACCAAATAAAGGAGCTTATGTTACCGGTATTTCCGATAAGGATGTACATGATATTTATATGATTCGTTCCATGCTGGAAGGATTATGCGTCCGTTGGGCAACAGAACATATTACACAGGAGCAGCTGGAAGAACTGGATGAGATCATTCTTTTATCCGAGTATCATATGGATAAAGGACATTCCGATCAGCTGACAGAGCTGGATGGAAGATTCCATCAGATTCTGTATGAGGCATCACAGAGCAGGATTCTGGATCATGTGCTTTCAGATTTTCACAAATATGTACAGCTTGCAAGAAGGACTTCCGTTAAGACAGAAGAGCGTGCGATCAAGTCGATTGGTGAGCATAACGAGATCCTGAATGCCATCAAGGCGAAGGATGCGGAAAAAGCCGGCAATCTGGCAACGATCCATATTATGCATGTTATGGAGAACCTGCATATCGAAGAAAAATAG
- a CDS encoding NADP-dependent isocitrate dehydrogenase — protein MSKIQMTTPIVEMDGDEMTRILWKMIKDDLLLPYIDLKTDYYDLGLEHRNETDDQVTVDSANATKKYKVAVKCATITPNAARVKEYELKEMWKSPNGTIRAILDGTVFRAPIVVKGIEPCVKNWKKPITIARHAYGDVYKGTEMKIPGPGKAELVYTAPDGTETRELIHNFDGAGIIQGMHNINASIESFARSCFSYALDTKQDLWFATKDTISKKYDHTFKDIFQEIFDAEYKNLFDEAGIEYFYTLIDDAVARVMKSEGGYIWACKNYDGDVMSDMVSSAFGSLAMMTSVLVSPEGFYEYEAAHGTVQRHYYKHLKGEETSTNSVATIFAWTGALRKRGELDGNQELMDFADRLEKATIDTIEEGYMTKDLAMITTLPEVHVLNSEGFIKAIAERL, from the coding sequence ATGAGTAAAATTCAGATGACGACACCGATTGTTGAGATGGACGGAGATGAGATGACCAGAATTCTCTGGAAGATGATAAAAGATGATCTTCTTCTGCCGTATATCGATCTTAAGACAGATTATTATGATCTTGGATTGGAACACCGCAATGAGACAGATGACCAAGTTACAGTTGATTCGGCTAATGCAACAAAGAAGTACAAAGTAGCAGTCAAATGTGCGACCATTACACCGAATGCGGCAAGAGTAAAAGAATATGAACTCAAAGAGATGTGGAAGAGTCCGAACGGAACAATCCGTGCGATTCTGGATGGAACGGTATTTCGTGCTCCGATCGTGGTAAAAGGAATTGAACCATGTGTAAAGAACTGGAAGAAGCCGATCACGATTGCCCGTCATGCTTATGGGGATGTATATAAAGGAACCGAGATGAAGATTCCGGGACCTGGAAAGGCAGAGCTGGTCTACACGGCACCTGACGGAACAGAGACAAGAGAGCTGATCCATAATTTCGATGGAGCAGGTATTATCCAGGGAATGCACAATATCAATGCATCGATTGAAAGTTTTGCAAGAAGCTGTTTTAGTTATGCACTGGATACAAAGCAGGATCTTTGGTTTGCAACAAAAGATACCATTTCCAAAAAATATGACCATACTTTCAAAGATATCTTCCAGGAGATCTTTGATGCGGAGTATAAGAACCTTTTTGATGAAGCGGGAATTGAATATTTCTACACACTGATCGATGATGCGGTAGCCCGTGTAATGAAGTCAGAGGGTGGTTATATCTGGGCATGTAAGAATTATGACGGGGATGTGATGAGTGATATGGTTTCCTCAGCATTTGGTTCACTTGCCATGATGACATCTGTACTGGTATCACCGGAAGGCTTTTATGAATATGAAGCTGCACATGGAACAGTACAGCGTCATTATTATAAACACCTGAAAGGGGAAGAGACTTCAACAAACTCTGTTGCAACAATTTTTGCATGGACAGGAGCTTTGCGCAAGAGAGGAGAGCTGGATGGGAACCAGGAACTGATGGATTTTGCAGACCGTTTGGAAAAAGCAACGATTGATACGATTGAAGAGGGTTATATGACAAAGGATCTGGCAATGATCACAACTCTTCCGGAGGTACATGTACTGAACAGTGAAGGGTTTATTAAAGCGATTGCAGAAAGATTATAA
- a CDS encoding ABC-F family ATP-binding cassette domain-containing protein, whose product MILACHNLSKSFGDQVIVKDGSFHIKNHEKAALVGLNGAGKSTILKMIVGQLSPDAGTVVLTKGKTLGYLAQHQEMESGNTIYEEVRTAKAEVIEMEKQIRTIEIELPSLSGDALEARLATYQRLTSAFEHADGYAYKSELTGVLKGLGFTEEEFTKPVDSLSGGQKTRVSLGKLLLTKPDVLLLDEPTNHLDMNSIAWLETYLLNYPGAVLIVSHDRYFLNRVVTKVIEVEQGQLHTYMGNYSDFAVKKEQLREARLKEYLNQQREIKHQEAVIEKLRSFNREKSIKRAESREKMLDKMTLVDKPMEINTDIHLKLEPSRVSGNDVLSVKGLSKAFPPQTLFTDISFEIKRGEHIAIIGDNGTGKTTLLKILNNVIQADSGSFTLGANVEIGYYDQEHHVLHMDKTIFEEISDDYPTLTNTQIRNMLAAFLFTGDDVFKLIGDLSGGERGRVSLAKLMLSNANFLILDEPTNHLDITSKEILERALNDYTGTILYVSHDRYFINQTATRILELTGNTFVNYIGNYDYYLEKKDLLTPAVSTAASEDAPAQVSESKLSWQEQKEEQARLRKRQNDLKKTEERIGVLETRNGKIDELMMQEEVYTNSVKCQELAKEKAANEAELEELYEKWEELAE is encoded by the coding sequence ATGATACTGGCATGTCATAATCTGTCAAAAAGTTTTGGGGATCAGGTCATCGTAAAAGACGGATCCTTTCATATAAAGAACCATGAAAAAGCTGCTCTTGTAGGTCTTAACGGAGCCGGCAAATCCACGATCCTCAAGATGATCGTAGGACAGCTTTCTCCCGATGCAGGGACGGTTGTTCTTACCAAAGGCAAAACTCTCGGCTACCTTGCACAGCATCAGGAGATGGAAAGCGGCAATACCATTTATGAAGAAGTCCGCACAGCAAAAGCCGAAGTCATTGAGATGGAAAAGCAGATCCGTACAATCGAGATAGAGCTTCCGTCTCTTTCCGGAGATGCTCTTGAAGCACGTCTTGCCACTTATCAGAGACTGACTTCTGCATTTGAGCACGCAGACGGTTACGCTTATAAAAGTGAGCTTACCGGCGTTCTAAAAGGTCTCGGATTTACAGAAGAAGAATTTACTAAACCCGTAGATTCTTTATCCGGTGGTCAGAAGACCCGTGTATCTCTTGGCAAACTCCTTCTTACCAAGCCTGACGTCCTGCTTCTGGATGAACCAACAAACCACCTGGATATGAACTCCATCGCATGGCTGGAAACCTATCTTCTGAATTATCCGGGTGCTGTTCTTATCGTATCCCACGACCGCTATTTCCTGAACCGTGTGGTTACAAAGGTGATTGAAGTCGAGCAGGGACAGCTTCATACTTATATGGGCAATTATTCTGATTTTGCTGTCAAAAAAGAACAGCTCAGAGAAGCCAGATTAAAAGAATACTTGAATCAGCAGCGTGAGATCAAACATCAAGAAGCCGTGATTGAAAAGCTCCGTTCATTTAACCGTGAGAAATCCATCAAGCGTGCCGAAAGTCGGGAAAAAATGTTGGACAAGATGACGCTTGTAGACAAACCGATGGAGATCAACACTGACATCCATCTGAAGCTGGAGCCTTCCCGTGTCAGTGGCAATGATGTCCTTTCTGTCAAAGGATTAAGCAAAGCCTTTCCGCCACAGACACTTTTCACCGATATCAGTTTCGAGATCAAGCGTGGGGAACATATAGCCATCATTGGCGACAACGGAACCGGAAAAACTACGCTTCTCAAGATTCTGAACAATGTGATCCAGGCAGACAGCGGTTCCTTTACACTGGGTGCCAATGTGGAGATTGGTTACTACGATCAGGAACACCACGTCCTTCATATGGATAAGACGATCTTTGAAGAAATTTCCGATGATTATCCGACACTTACCAACACACAGATCCGGAACATGCTTGCGGCTTTTCTTTTTACCGGAGATGATGTTTTCAAGCTGATCGGTGATTTAAGTGGTGGTGAAAGGGGACGTGTATCTCTGGCAAAGCTGATGCTCTCCAATGCAAATTTTCTGATCCTCGATGAGCCGACCAATCATCTGGACATCACTTCCAAGGAAATTCTTGAGCGGGCTCTGAACGATTATACCGGTACGATACTTTATGTATCCCACGACCGTTATTTCATCAACCAGACTGCCACCCGTATTCTGGAACTGACCGGCAATACCTTTGTAAATTATATCGGCAACTATGATTATTATCTGGAGAAAAAAGATCTTCTGACCCCGGCTGTTTCCACAGCTGCTTCCGAAGACGCACCGGCGCAGGTTTCCGAATCCAAACTAAGCTGGCAGGAGCAGAAAGAAGAACAAGCACGTCTCCGTAAAAGGCAGAACGACCTGAAGAAAACAGAAGAACGTATCGGTGTTCTAGAAACACGTAATGGCAAAATCGATGAACTGATGATGCAGGAAGAAGTCTATACGAATTCTGTTAAATGCCAGGAACTGGCAAAAGAAAAAGCAGCAAACGAAGCAGAACTCGAAGAACTCTATGAAAAATGGGAAGAACTGGCTGAATAA
- a CDS encoding redox-sensing transcriptional repressor Rex — MASREISQAVIRRLPRYYRYLGELLESGVERISSNELSKRMKVTASQIRQDLNNFGGFGQQGYGYNVKYLYTEIGKILGLNEKHKFVIIGAGNLGQALANYAAFENRGFVLKGLFDVNPRLAGLTIRGVEIRMMDELKDFVKENDIEIGVLTIPKTKAVEVANLLVDNGVKAIWNFAHTDLNLPDNIIVENVHLSESLMRLSYNITRYNEEHEGK, encoded by the coding sequence GTGGCATCAAGAGAAATATCTCAGGCAGTAATAAGGAGACTTCCGCGGTATTATCGTTATTTAGGGGAACTACTGGAGAGCGGAGTCGAACGGATATCATCCAATGAATTAAGTAAAAGAATGAAAGTAACTGCTTCACAGATCCGTCAGGATCTGAATAATTTTGGTGGATTTGGACAGCAGGGATATGGCTATAATGTAAAGTATCTTTATACAGAGATAGGTAAGATCCTTGGACTGAACGAGAAACATAAATTCGTTATCATTGGAGCAGGAAATCTTGGACAGGCACTGGCGAACTATGCAGCATTTGAAAATCGGGGATTTGTTTTAAAAGGGCTGTTTGACGTAAACCCAAGGCTTGCCGGATTGACGATCCGTGGAGTTGAGATCCGTATGATGGATGAATTGAAGGATTTTGTGAAAGAAAACGATATTGAGATCGGGGTTCTTACGATTCCGAAGACAAAAGCAGTAGAGGTTGCCAATCTCCTGGTAGATAATGGAGTTAAGGCTATCTGGAATTTTGCGCATACAGATCTGAATCTGCCGGATAATATTATTGTTGAGAATGTTCATTTGTCTGAAAGTCTGATGAGATTATCTTATAATATCACCAGATACAATGAAGAACATGAAGGAAAGTAG
- a CDS encoding bifunctional ADP-dependent NAD(P)H-hydrate dehydratase/NAD(P)H-hydrate epimerase, whose translation MKEILTADQMRRSDQRMIQKMQVPSLVLMERAALQCVAAMKAEDIDLSKALVVCGSGNNGGDGFAIARMLVEEGNHPDVVLVGNYDHRSEETKIQMKILENLGISVGNSLPQKEYSVIIDAVFGIGLSREIKGRYAEVIDQMNRMTACKVAVDTPSGIRSDDGKVLGTAFKADLTVTFAFQKMGQILYPGCEYTGKLVTAPIGITRPEFFAEEEICMALEKSDVPAMLPQRKPDSNKGTYGKVLMITGSKGMSGAAYLSARAAYLSGAGLVRIYTEESNRAILQELLPEAVMTTYSLDETESFEELPDLLEWADVLCIGCGLGMGPHSEELLKKVLENNKTPAVIDADGLNLLAKTDEWGIEQIRMNPSGYVLTPHMKEMSRLTGYSVQELKDNRRELLRKYTEKVHAVCVLKDSRTLVKAPEGRLMINTTGNAAMAKAGSGDVLAGMITGLMAQHMRPDDAAVLGVYLHGLCGDHARKELGSYSVLAGDLLKMLGRTLKELEDMTE comes from the coding sequence ATGAAAGAAATACTGACAGCAGATCAGATGAGAAGATCGGATCAGAGAATGATACAGAAGATGCAGGTCCCGTCCCTTGTCCTGATGGAACGGGCGGCACTTCAGTGTGTGGCTGCGATGAAAGCAGAAGACATAGATTTGTCGAAAGCATTGGTCGTGTGTGGAAGTGGCAATAACGGTGGTGACGGATTCGCAATTGCAAGGATGCTCGTAGAAGAAGGAAATCATCCAGATGTAGTATTGGTCGGAAATTATGACCATCGTAGTGAAGAAACAAAAATCCAGATGAAAATTCTGGAAAATCTGGGAATATCTGTAGGAAACAGTTTGCCACAGAAAGAATATAGTGTTATTATAGATGCCGTATTCGGTATTGGCCTATCCCGTGAAATAAAAGGCAGATACGCAGAGGTGATTGATCAGATGAATCGGATGACTGCCTGTAAGGTGGCAGTCGACACTCCTTCAGGGATCCGTTCGGATGATGGAAAAGTGCTTGGAACGGCATTTAAAGCAGATCTTACAGTGACCTTTGCGTTTCAGAAGATGGGACAGATCCTATATCCGGGATGTGAGTATACAGGAAAGCTTGTTACAGCGCCGATCGGAATTACCAGACCGGAGTTTTTTGCGGAAGAAGAAATCTGCATGGCACTTGAAAAATCCGATGTGCCGGCAATGCTGCCGCAAAGGAAACCGGATTCTAATAAAGGGACTTATGGAAAGGTTCTGATGATTACCGGAAGCAAAGGAATGTCCGGTGCAGCATATTTAAGTGCCAGGGCAGCATATCTTTCGGGAGCAGGTCTTGTCCGGATTTATACGGAGGAAAGTAACCGGGCAATCTTACAGGAACTTTTACCGGAGGCGGTAATGACGACCTATTCTCTGGATGAGACAGAATCATTTGAAGAACTTCCGGATTTGCTGGAATGGGCGGATGTGCTCTGTATTGGATGCGGACTCGGTATGGGACCGCATTCGGAGGAATTACTGAAAAAGGTGCTTGAGAATAATAAAACCCCGGCTGTTATTGATGCGGACGGACTGAACCTTCTGGCAAAGACCGATGAGTGGGGGATCGAACAGATTCGGATGAATCCTTCCGGATATGTACTTACTCCACATATGAAAGAAATGTCCAGACTGACCGGATACAGCGTACAGGAATTAAAAGACAACAGAAGAGAGCTATTAAGGAAATATACAGAAAAAGTCCATGCTGTCTGTGTACTGAAAGACAGCAGGACACTTGTGAAAGCGCCAGAGGGAAGGCTTATGATCAATACCACCGGTAATGCGGCAATGGCAAAGGCCGGATCGGGAGATGTGCTTGCAGGAATGATCACCGGACTTATGGCACAGCATATGAGACCGGATGATGCCGCTGTGCTTGGCGTTTATCTGCATGGGCTGTGCGGAGATCATGCCAGAAAAGAACTTGGCTCTTACAGTGTGCTTGCGGGTGATCTCTTGAAAATGCTCGGCAGAACACTTAAGGAATTGGAGG